The Maniola hyperantus chromosome 9, iAphHyp1.2, whole genome shotgun sequence genome includes a region encoding these proteins:
- the LOC117985586 gene encoding collagenase-like, whose translation MKILVVLSLVAVAVSQPIEEDVATTFNYHEHTGVHELARIKAIEDAIDFDGSRIVGGGPANLGQYPFLGGLIITLADGRQSVCGSSLLTNTRSVTAAHCWFDGRNQARTFTVTLGTVRLFTGGTRINTNNVRMHPNWNPRNAQNDVAIIHIPHVGYTNNIRNVNLATGSNQFAGVTAYAAGFGLQRDGGQITQQQTKHHVALQVITNQVCRNTYRLIVVDSTLCTSGAGGRSTCSGDSGGPLVTGSGASAQLIGVTSFGSPRGCQAGEPAGFARVTSFANWLRS comes from the exons ATGAAAATCCTCGTGGTGTTATCCCTGGTCGCGGTGGCTGTGAGCCAACCTATAGAGGAAGACGTTGCCACTACGTTCAATTACCACGAGCACACCGGTGTCCACGAACTAGCAAGAATCAAGGCGATTGAAGATGCGATCGATTTTGATGGAAGCAGAATCGTGGGTGGGGGCCCAGCCAACCTTGGGCAGTACCCATTTTTG GGCGGTCTCATCATCACACTCGCCGACGGTCGCCAGTCCGTCTGCGGTTCCTCCCTCCTGACCAACACACGCTCAGTCACTGCCGCCCACTGTTGGTTCGACGGCAGGAATCAAGCAAGGACATTCACCGTGACCCTTGGTACCGTACGTCTCTTCACTGGCGGAACTCGCATCAACACCAACAATGTTCGTATGCACCCCAACTGGAACCCAAGGAATGCCCAGAATGATGTTGCAATTATTCATATTCCACATGTCGGATATACCA ACAACATCAGAAACGTGAATCTTGCCACTGGCAGCAATCAATTTGCCGGAGTGACCGCTTATGCTGCTGGATTTGGTCTTCAAAGAGACG GTGGTCAAATCACTCAGCAACAAACAAAGCACCACGTAGCACTCCAAGTAATCACCAACCAGGTGTGCCGCAACACGTACCGACTGATTGTCGTCGACTCCACACTATGCACCAGCGGCGCTGGCGGTAGGAGCACCTGCAGTGGCGACTCCGGTGGCCCTCTGGTCACTGGCAGTGGCGCTAGTGCTCAGTTG ATTGGTGTCACATCCTTCGGATCCCCACGCGGCTGCCAGGCCGGCGAGCCAGCTGGTTTCGCCCGAGTCACCTCCTTCGCAAACTGGCTGCGATCATAA